One region of Paralichthys olivaceus isolate ysfri-2021 chromosome 12, ASM2471397v2, whole genome shotgun sequence genomic DNA includes:
- the LOC109623585 gene encoding uncharacterized protein — MDFSQASSELKRLLSKVNPSELQKVLKWIRDSDELDELLVDNRRVMLRSIADDLRVSLPPDAMLPSEAAAHQKMQQRPQPTVHVDGFLYDDEQVDALCEEGTMSRTYCLSCGSQRTAPLDFLSHSFSVSELQFLFQNVLPDLSGRTLVDVGSRLGAVLYGGYVYSSASQLLGLELSEDFVRLQNNMLQKYKLNDRVQVLQADVCTQDVLLQNTDVLVMNNVFEYFMEPSEQIKAWRFIMQNLVKTGSLLVTVPSLQESLDALQEALRPGWVEELPVDYDVYLGRDTDPEALRQIHLYRVM, encoded by the exons ATGGACTTTTCTCAGGCTTCCTCGGAGCTGAAGCGGCTGCTGAGCAAAGTGAACCCGTCCGAGCTCCAGAAAGTTCTGAAGTGGATCAGAGACTCAG acgaGCTGGACGAGCTGCTGGTGGACAACAGGAGAGTGATGCTGCGGAGCATCGCAGACGACCTGAGAGTCAGTCTGCCTCCAGACGCCATGTTACCCTCTGAGGCCGCCGCCCACCAGAAG ATGCAGCAGCGACCGCAGCCCACGGTTCACGTGGACGGTTTCCTGTACGATGACGAGCAGGTGGACGCTCTGTGTGAGGAGGGAACCATGAGCCGCACCTACTGCCTCAGCTGTGGGTCTCAGAGGACGGCACCTCTGG acttcctctctcactccttcTCAGTGTCGGAGCTTCAGTTTCTGTTCCAGAACGTCCTCCCGGACCTGAGCGGTCGAACACTGGTGGATGTTGGATCCAGACTGGGAGCTGTGTTGTACGGG ggtTACGTGTACAGCTCAGCCTCTCAGCTGCTCGGCCTGGAGCTCAGCGAGGACTTTGTCAGGCTCCAGAACAACATGCTGCAGAAGTACAAGCTGAACGACAGAGTGCAG GTTCTTCAGGCTGACGTCTGCACACAGGATGTTCTGCTGCAGAACACAGACGTTCTGGTCATGAACAACGTCTTTGAGTACTTCATGGAGCCCAGCGAGCAAATCAA AGCGTGGAGGTTCATCATGCAGAACCTGGTCAAGACAGGTTCTCTGCTGGTGACGGTTCCCAGTCTTCAGGAGAGTCTGGACGCTCTGCAG GAGGCGCTGCGTCCTGGCTGGGTAGAGGAACTTCCTGTGGACTACGACGTTTACCTGGGCAGAGACACGGACCCAGAAGCCCTCAGACAGATCCACCTGTACAGGGTCATGTGA
- the LOC109647734 gene encoding amino acid transporter heavy chain SLC3A2-like, translating to MDAELKAVELQEVPEPKMEDEDELRMKMEDEALKDEGDEAELKDADVTEELDEEQQEKEPMTGGQRSSDAPPAGGDAAAAAEKNGSVKLKIPEESPEEVKFTGLSKEELLRVAGTPGWVRTRWTLLLLFWLGWLGMLLGAVLIILQAPRCRDLPVTSWWNHGPLYQIGNVQAFTDRQDLKGLEQKVVALSQLKVKGVVVGPLHVAPPDEAVSLRFEEISPKVGNREQFKGFIQAAHKKGISVVLDLTPNYQGTSGPWFSNTSVTNVAERLKSALVFWLDEGVDGIQLSGVERVSTVVPSLWTDIRTIVQNGTEKRPDKRVLIGITDRSSVEDVSSLLSSTGVDLLISRVLRPRDSDATERAQSVQHLYSSHSQMKLAWSLGGQKEGHLASLVGPALVKLYQLLLLTLPGTPVFNYGDEIGLMDEDTKFPKMLWDSDDAQNETQQEERSERLSCRSFFQSLSELRGKERSLLFGDFVLLSNSSSSLVYLRVWDQSARYLAAFNWAEEATQLQLSDVTLPQHAGVVLSTNSSALPAESRVDLNNLRLGPGQAALLRFPYTG from the exons ATGGACGCGGAGCTGAaggctgtggagctgcaggag GTCCCTGAGCCGAAgatggaggatgaggatgagctgaggatgaagatggaggaTGAAGCTCTGAaggatgaaggtgatgaagcTGAGCTGAAGGATGCTGATGTGACCGAGGAGCTGGacgaggagcagcaggagaaggagcCGATGACCGGAGGACAGCGGTCCTCTGACGCTCCTCCTGCGGGCGGAGACGCGGCCGCAGCGGCGGAGAAGAACGGCTCCGTGAAGCTGAAGATTCCCGAGGAGTCACCGGAGGAGGTGAAATTCACCGGACTGAGCAAAGAGGAGCTGTTGAGGGTGGCAGGGACCCCGGG CTGGGTGAGGACTCGCtggacgctgctgctgctgttctggcTCGGCTGGTTGGGGATGCTGCTCGGAGCCGTCCTCATCATCCTGCAGGCTCCTCGCTGCAGAGATCTGCCCGTCACCAGCTGGTGGAACCACGGCCCTCTGTACCAGATCGGAAACGTCCAGGCCTTCACCGACAGACAAGACCTGAAGG GTCTGGAGCAGAAGGTGGTCGCTCTGTCTCAGCTGAAGGTTAAAGGTGTGGTGGTCGGGCCGCTCCACGTCGCTCCGCCTGATGAAGCCGTGAGCCTGAGGTTTGAAGAGATTTCCCCGAAGGTTGGAAACCGGGAGCAGTTCAAAGGTTTCATTCAGGCGGCCCACAAGAAGG GTATTTCTGTGGTTCTGGATCTGACTCCAAACTACCAGGGAACATCTGGACCCTGGTTCTCCAACACCAGTGTGACCAACGTGGCAGAGAGACTGAAG TCTGCTCTGGTGTTCTGGTTGGATGAAGGTGTGGACGGCATCCAGCTGTCGGGGGTGGAGCGTGTTTCCACCGTGGTGCCGTCTCTGTGGACCGACATCCGAACCATCGTCCAGAATGGGACGGAGAAGCGTCCCGACAAAAG AGTTCTGATCGGGATCACAGATCGATCCTCGGTTGAGGAcgtgtcctccctcctctcctccactggtGTCGACCTCCTGATCTCCAGAGTTCTCCGTCCTAGAGACTCAGATGCCACGGAGCGTGCTCAGTCGGTCCAGCACCTGTATTCGTCCCACAGCCAGATGAAGTTGGCGTGGAGCCTGGGGGGTCAGAAGGAGGGTCACCTGGCGTCGCTGGTGGGCCCGGCTCTGGTGAAACTgtatcagctgctgctgctcactctGCCGGGGACGCCAGTCTTCAACTACGGAGACGAGATCGGTCTGATGGACGAG GACACCAAGTTTCCCAAGATGCTTTGGGACTCTGATGACGCACAGAACGAGACTCAAcag gaggagaggTCCGAGCGTCTGTCCTGTCGCAGTTTCTTCCAAAGTCTGAGCGAGTTGCGAGGTAAAGAGCGCTCCCTGCTGTTCGGGGACTTCGTCCTCCTCtctaactcctcctcctccctggtgTACCTGCGGGTCTGGGACCAGAGCGCTCGTTACCTGGCCGCCTTCAACTGGGCGGAGGAGGCGACGCAGCTGCAGCTGAGCGATGTGACGCTGCCCCAGCACGCGGGGGTGGTCCTCAGCACCAACAGCAGCGCCCTGCCAGCAGAGAGCAGGGTGGACCTGAACAACCTGCGGCTCGGCCCCGGACAGGCCGCACTCCTCAGGTTTCCCTACACTGGATAG